A single window of Synechococcus sp. CBW1004 DNA harbors:
- a CDS encoding extracellular solute-binding protein → MALVAGVSVLGPGRPTAVGAAPAEIGVYSGRHYNTDKALYQEFTRRTGIRVKLLEAKDDALIERLRNEGANSPADVLVLVDAARLDKASDLGLFQPTRSASLSRDVPVNLRDSKNRWFGLTRRVRVVIVNPRLVNPASIRTYADLASPALRGKLCLRDSKSVYNQSLVAEQLILRGEPATRAWLKGMVANVRQPFFTSDTPLARAVAKGDCGVGVVNTYYLARMLAGDNGAADKALAARLKVVFPRPAHVNITGAGVTRASKNREAATRLIEFLASPSGGRGYAEANNEYPLRGYGNNPILRRFGTFTAATVSAEQMGARTRQAVNLMQANGWN, encoded by the coding sequence ATGGCGCTGGTTGCCGGTGTCTCGGTGCTTGGCCCCGGCAGACCCACGGCCGTCGGTGCTGCACCCGCCGAGATCGGTGTCTACTCGGGCCGTCATTACAACACGGATAAGGCGCTTTATCAGGAGTTCACGCGACGCACCGGCATCCGGGTGAAGCTCCTGGAGGCCAAGGACGACGCCCTGATCGAGCGCCTGCGCAATGAAGGCGCCAATTCCCCTGCGGATGTGCTGGTTCTTGTTGATGCCGCCCGCCTCGACAAGGCTTCCGACCTGGGTCTGTTTCAGCCCACCCGTTCCGCCAGCCTCAGCCGCGATGTGCCTGTGAATCTGCGCGATTCGAAGAACCGCTGGTTCGGCCTCACCCGGCGGGTGCGCGTGGTGATCGTCAATCCTCGCCTGGTGAATCCCGCCTCGATCCGCACCTACGCCGACCTGGCCAGCCCGGCCCTGAGGGGCAAGCTCTGCCTGCGTGACAGCAAGAGTGTCTACAACCAGTCTCTGGTGGCCGAGCAGTTGATCCTGCGTGGGGAGCCCGCCACCCGCGCCTGGCTGAAGGGCATGGTGGCCAATGTGCGCCAGCCCTTCTTCACCTCCGACACCCCTCTGGCCCGGGCCGTCGCCAAGGGAGACTGCGGCGTGGGCGTGGTCAACACCTACTACTTGGCCCGGATGCTCGCCGGTGACAACGGCGCTGCCGACAAGGCCCTGGCGGCACGCCTGAAGGTGGTGTTCCCAAGGCCTGCCCACGTCAACATCACCGGCGCCGGTGTCACCAGGGCCTCGAAGAATCGCGAAGCCGCCACCCGTCTGATCGAGTTCCTGGCCTCACCCAGCGGTGGCCGCGGCTATGCCGAAGCCAACAATGAATATCCGCTCCGGGGCTACGGCAACAACCCGATCCTCAGGCGCTTCGGCACCTTCACAGCCGCCACGGTCTCGGCTGAGCAGATGGGTGCCCGCACCCGTCAGGCGGTGAATCTCATGCAGGCCAACGGCTGGAACTGA
- a CDS encoding LysR substrate-binding domain-containing protein, which produces MISLDKLAALDLCVWLRSGEEAAGRLAITQPNVSRRVRQVLSCFGLRLQNPEREWEVVGPASHLAMLSMERHVHQTARWRGLAPLRIEGTYWSGPLLLSPEPEGWIGGRHDIVGVQRPLQWLREGVLDAWLAGGPDWPDPDDPDLAVVQLCRMPVHLVVAPGHPLLQLLESQGTLRWDDVAAFPSLALPPGTYPKVEASLRTLGLWSSPSRMGRYRRELWEGKGEQELMVAYATVLSEQIAGALIRLPLTLPVWSGEALVVPRRWAEHPRLQARAALLRQRLQPWADRHPELEILS; this is translated from the coding sequence ATGATCAGCCTCGACAAACTGGCCGCTCTGGATCTCTGCGTCTGGTTGCGCAGCGGCGAGGAGGCTGCCGGGCGCCTGGCCATCACCCAGCCGAACGTCAGCCGCAGGGTGCGCCAGGTGCTGAGCTGTTTTGGGCTGAGGCTCCAGAATCCCGAGCGCGAATGGGAGGTGGTCGGGCCGGCATCGCATCTCGCGATGCTGTCCATGGAGCGGCATGTGCATCAGACCGCCCGCTGGCGCGGCCTGGCGCCGCTGCGGATCGAGGGCACCTACTGGAGCGGTCCGCTGCTGCTCAGTCCGGAGCCGGAGGGCTGGATCGGCGGCCGTCACGACATCGTCGGGGTGCAGCGGCCTCTGCAATGGCTGCGGGAGGGTGTCCTCGATGCCTGGCTGGCCGGGGGGCCCGACTGGCCTGATCCGGATGATCCCGATCTGGCGGTCGTTCAGCTCTGCCGCATGCCCGTGCATCTCGTCGTGGCGCCTGGCCACCCGCTGCTGCAGCTGCTCGAAAGCCAGGGAACGCTGCGCTGGGATGACGTGGCCGCCTTCCCCAGTCTGGCCCTGCCGCCGGGCACCTACCCGAAGGTGGAAGCCAGTCTGCGGACCCTGGGCCTCTGGAGCAGTCCCTCGCGCATGGGCCGCTATCGGCGCGAGCTCTGGGAAGGAAAAGGGGAGCAGGAACTGATGGTGGCCTATGCGACGGTGCTGTCGGAGCAGATCGCCGGTGCCCTGATCCGCCTGCCCCTGACCCTGCCGGTGTGGAGCGGCGAAGCCCTGGTGGTGCCGCGCCGGTGGGCGGAGCACCCGCGCCTGCAGGCGCGGGCGGCCCTGCTGCGGCAGCGGCTGCAACCCTGGGCCGATCGTCATCCTGAGCTGGAGATCCTGTCGTGA
- a CDS encoding CrcB family protein, protein MRAELLRRELSDLALVAGGAIPGALLRWRLGMEMPQGLGALPPWLNGTLLANLLGCLLIGGLVAQPPRRARLYLWAGIGFSGSLTTFSTWMLELTRALQAGRLTDALATVMLSLTGGLLLTSLGYGLGQRLSRRTDA, encoded by the coding sequence ATGCGCGCCGAGCTGCTGCGCCGTGAGCTGAGCGACCTGGCCCTGGTGGCCGGCGGCGCGATCCCGGGGGCCCTGCTGCGCTGGCGACTGGGGATGGAGATGCCGCAGGGACTCGGCGCCCTGCCCCCCTGGCTGAACGGCACGCTGCTGGCCAACCTGCTGGGCTGTCTCTTGATCGGGGGGCTGGTGGCCCAGCCGCCGAGGCGGGCCCGGCTGTATCTCTGGGCTGGCATCGGCTTCAGCGGCTCGCTCACCACCTTCTCCACCTGGATGCTGGAGCTCACCCGGGCGCTGCAGGCCGGCAGGCTGACGGACGCGCTGGCGACGGTGATGCTGTCCCTGACGGGAGGCCTGCTCCTGACCAGCCTGGGGTACGGCCTGGGCCAGCGGCTCTCCCGACGCACCGACGCCTGA
- a CDS encoding GTP-binding protein yields the protein MASSTAANPSQAVDQASNAAALPVTILTGFLGAGKTTLLNHILANQEGLKTAVLVNEFGEIGIDNELIIATGDDMVELSNGCICCSINGELLEAVYRILDRPEPVDYLVVETTGLADPLPVAMTFLGSDLRDLTRLDSIITLIDAENFSDELLEGEVARSQIVYGDMLLLNKCDLVAEERLQQLEQRLRQIKGEARILRSVKGAVPLPLLLSVGLFESDRVAAVQDHGDCDHDHGVCVHEEGHGHGHAHSHAHAHDHEDHSGCDHDHGHCEHDHSHGDSQAHGHSHDHGHNHSHGGSSDHLAIEGFTSLSFRSEAPFSLRKFQNFLDNQIPEGVFRAKGILWFNESERRHIFHLAGKRFSIDDSDWPGERSNQLVLIGRQLDHDTLRRQLQACVARDAGKGFG from the coding sequence ATGGCCTCCAGCACCGCCGCGAATCCCAGTCAGGCCGTGGACCAGGCCAGCAACGCTGCCGCTCTGCCGGTCACGATCCTCACCGGCTTCCTGGGGGCGGGCAAGACGACGCTGCTGAACCACATCCTCGCCAACCAGGAGGGCCTCAAGACAGCGGTTCTCGTCAACGAATTCGGCGAGATCGGTATCGACAACGAGCTGATCATCGCCACCGGCGATGACATGGTGGAGCTCAGCAACGGCTGCATCTGCTGCTCGATCAACGGCGAGCTGCTGGAAGCTGTCTATCGCATCCTCGATCGGCCTGAGCCGGTGGATTATCTGGTGGTGGAGACCACCGGCCTGGCTGATCCGCTGCCGGTGGCGATGACCTTCCTGGGCAGCGACCTGCGCGATCTGACCCGCCTGGATTCGATCATCACCCTGATCGATGCCGAGAACTTCAGCGATGAGCTGCTGGAAGGAGAGGTGGCCCGCTCCCAGATCGTCTATGGCGACATGCTGCTGCTCAACAAATGCGATCTCGTCGCGGAGGAACGGCTGCAGCAGCTCGAGCAACGCCTTCGCCAGATCAAGGGGGAAGCCCGGATTCTGAGGTCGGTGAAAGGTGCGGTGCCGCTGCCCCTGCTGCTGAGCGTGGGCCTGTTCGAAAGCGATCGGGTGGCCGCGGTTCAGGACCATGGGGACTGCGACCACGATCATGGGGTCTGCGTGCATGAGGAGGGCCATGGCCATGGCCATGCCCACAGCCATGCTCACGCTCACGATCATGAGGATCACAGCGGCTGTGATCATGACCACGGGCACTGCGAGCACGACCATTCTCATGGAGACAGCCAAGCTCATGGGCACAGCCATGATCATGGCCACAACCATTCCCATGGCGGCAGCAGCGATCATCTGGCGATTGAAGGGTTCACGTCGCTTTCCTTCCGCAGTGAGGCCCCTTTCTCGCTGCGCAAGTTTCAGAATTTCCTCGACAACCAGATCCCGGAAGGTGTGTTCCGCGCCAAGGGAATCCTCTGGTTCAATGAGAGTGAACGGCGCCACATCTTTCATCTCGCCGGCAAGCGGTTCTCGATCGATGACAGCGACTGGCCGGGCGAGCGCAGCAATCAGCTGGTGCTGATCGGCCGACAGCTCGACCACGACACCTTGCGGCGGCAGCTGCAGGCCTGTGTCGCCCGCGACGCCGGCAAGGGTTTCGGCTGA
- a CDS encoding helix-turn-helix domain-containing protein, with product MSFHVPPLPCAAPLRLATGQSLLIDPHPGASATSLEVLEGVARVFCPCEETGGMTLAFLQAGDQLRCDRLCSDGVCVEALTPLSFRRSEHASDEAGFDAVNEWTLQLLRIRHLGSAEQRLHALLSLLVRRLGRRCGAWCDLPFRLTHERIGELIGTTRVTTTRLLSRIRQQELLDVPSGQSGLRLAPALVESAPLAA from the coding sequence ATGAGCTTCCACGTTCCGCCCCTGCCCTGCGCCGCACCCCTGCGCCTGGCCACCGGGCAGAGCCTGCTGATCGATCCCCATCCCGGAGCCTCGGCCACCTCCCTGGAGGTGCTGGAGGGCGTGGCACGCGTCTTCTGCCCCTGCGAAGAGACCGGCGGCATGACGCTCGCCTTCCTGCAGGCGGGGGATCAGCTCCGCTGCGACCGCCTCTGCAGCGACGGGGTCTGCGTTGAGGCTCTCACTCCCCTGAGCTTCCGACGCAGCGAACATGCCAGCGATGAGGCGGGCTTCGACGCCGTCAACGAGTGGACACTCCAGCTGCTGCGCATCCGCCATCTGGGCAGCGCCGAGCAGCGTCTGCATGCGCTGCTGTCGCTTCTGGTGCGGCGCCTGGGCCGCCGCTGCGGCGCCTGGTGCGATCTGCCCTTCCGACTCACCCACGAACGCATCGGTGAGCTGATCGGCACCACCCGTGTCACCACCACCCGGCTGCTGTCGCGCATCCGCCAGCAGGAGCTGCTCGATGTGCCGAGCGGTCAGTCCGGACTGAGGCTGGCTCCGGCCCTGGTGGAATCGGCCCCCCTGGCGGCCTGA
- a CDS encoding CrcB family protein has translation MPPFVTTTVPLPSDSALLVALGAIPGAWLRFRMVNHLEPMLPRRHWGTLTVNGLACFVLGLLVSLEQSCGSASQRLLLLLVTGFLGSFSTFSSFMGEVHAALRQGLRRESALLVGGSLLLGLAALGAGLAIGAG, from the coding sequence ATGCCGCCATTCGTAACCACGACGGTGCCGCTGCCCTCCGACAGCGCTCTGCTGGTGGCCCTGGGCGCCATTCCGGGGGCCTGGCTGCGTTTCCGGATGGTGAATCACCTGGAGCCGATGCTGCCGCGGCGCCACTGGGGCACGCTCACGGTGAACGGGCTGGCCTGCTTCGTGCTCGGTCTGCTGGTGAGCCTGGAGCAGAGCTGCGGATCCGCCTCGCAGCGGCTGCTGCTGCTGCTGGTCACGGGGTTCCTGGGGAGCTTCAGCACCTTCTCGAGCTTCATGGGCGAGGTGCATGCGGCGCTTCGGCAGGGCCTGCGCCGCGAGAGTGCCCTGCTGGTGGGAGGCTCGCTGCTGCTGGGGCTGGCAGCCCTGGGCGCCGGGCTGGCCATCGGAGCCGGCTGA
- a CDS encoding 6-carboxytetrahydropterin synthase gives MTAAFTCSKTFSGFPCTHRQWRHQGHCRFVHGYSRSFTVWFQAHQLDQHGFVVDFSSLGELRERLRRQFDHTFLVNADDPLLPTWQELHDQGALDLRVMENVGMEASARLVWEWANALLHQREGGRSCCFRVEARENEANAACYEALPGWFHVGPVSSDAGIASMLPAGSDDRDADGIWEAP, from the coding sequence ATGACTGCCGCCTTCACCTGCTCGAAGACCTTCAGCGGGTTTCCCTGCACGCATCGCCAGTGGCGCCACCAGGGGCACTGCCGCTTCGTGCACGGCTACAGCCGCAGCTTCACCGTCTGGTTTCAGGCCCATCAGCTCGATCAGCACGGTTTCGTGGTGGATTTCTCCAGCCTCGGTGAGCTGCGCGAGCGCCTGCGGCGCCAGTTCGATCACACCTTTCTGGTCAATGCCGATGATCCGCTCCTGCCCACCTGGCAGGAGCTGCATGACCAGGGGGCCTTGGATCTGCGCGTGATGGAGAACGTGGGCATGGAGGCCAGTGCCCGGTTGGTGTGGGAGTGGGCCAATGCGCTCCTTCACCAGCGGGAGGGTGGGCGCAGCTGCTGTTTCCGGGTGGAAGCCCGAGAGAACGAGGCCAATGCCGCCTGCTACGAGGCCCTGCCGGGCTGGTTCCACGTCGGGCCCGTCTCGTCGGATGCCGGCATCGCGTCCATGCTGCCCGCCGGATCCGATGATCGCGATGCCGATGGGATCTGGGAGGCCCCATGA
- a CDS encoding iron ABC transporter permease — translation MTSFSLRARPGHSGRSLLTAAVLGLVLLALLPVLALVAFAWLGQEGGDLSLGVAGSLQIANTMLLLLAVGALGAVLGTANGWITTNCTFPGQRWLRIAQVLPLATPAYLLAATLIDLGSRGSWRIHGPLWAIAVLTLTTYPYVFLLSSESFAVSGRRQLEACRSLGVGPWGSFRRVALPMALPSIGAGIALSGMEVVNELGAVELLGVPTLSVGILQRWQNDGDPRGAVGLALVALVMVSLLVAAERGLRRRSRRWLIGGGGEALPRWPLSGWRAVLSVLLTTLPPLCGLGVPLLWAARSLDQLQAEPPAELVLLGGRSFLLALLAALLTVVVGLLLSLARRWIDLPLIRQFSFLAGMGYAIPGTVLALGLMLLGGPWQLSPLLLLVWGYGDRFLAVAKNGLDAALEHIPPSLDEAATGLGCRWPQVIRRVHLPLLRGPLLAGGLLVFVDVVKELPLTFALRPFDFDTLSVRVYQYASDERLGAALLPALLILLLGLAASLALIPGLAQAARGADSTRAGASLSPD, via the coding sequence TTGACTTCCTTTTCCCTTCGTGCTCGCCCAGGCCATTCGGGGCGGTCCCTGCTCACCGCCGCCGTCCTTGGCCTGGTCCTTCTGGCCCTGTTGCCCGTGCTGGCCCTCGTCGCCTTCGCCTGGCTCGGCCAGGAGGGGGGAGACCTGTCCCTGGGTGTGGCGGGCAGCCTGCAGATCGCCAACACGATGCTGTTGCTGCTGGCGGTCGGTGCCCTTGGGGCAGTCCTGGGCACCGCCAATGGCTGGATCACCACCAACTGCACGTTCCCGGGCCAGCGCTGGCTGCGCATCGCCCAGGTGCTGCCTCTGGCCACACCTGCCTATCTGCTGGCCGCCACGCTGATCGATCTGGGCAGCCGTGGCAGCTGGCGCATCCACGGGCCGCTCTGGGCGATCGCGGTGCTGACGCTCACCACCTATCCGTATGTGTTCCTGCTCAGCAGCGAGAGTTTCGCGGTGAGCGGCCGCCGTCAGCTCGAGGCCTGCCGCAGCCTCGGCGTCGGTCCGTGGGGCAGCTTCCGTCGGGTCGCTCTGCCGATGGCGTTGCCCTCGATCGGAGCCGGCATCGCCCTCAGCGGCATGGAGGTGGTCAATGAGCTCGGGGCGGTGGAGCTGCTGGGTGTGCCGACCCTTTCGGTGGGCATCCTGCAGCGTTGGCAGAACGATGGCGATCCCCGCGGTGCTGTGGGTCTGGCCCTGGTGGCGCTGGTGATGGTCAGCCTTCTGGTGGCGGCCGAACGGGGGCTGCGGCGGCGCAGCCGTCGCTGGCTGATCGGGGGTGGCGGTGAGGCCCTGCCCCGCTGGCCCCTGTCGGGGTGGCGGGCCGTGTTGTCGGTGCTGCTCACCACCTTGCCTCCTCTCTGCGGCCTGGGGGTGCCCTTGCTGTGGGCGGCCAGGAGTCTCGATCAGCTCCAGGCCGAGCCCCCCGCCGAACTGGTGCTGCTGGGCGGCCGCAGTTTCCTCCTGGCCCTGCTGGCTGCCCTGCTCACGGTGGTGGTGGGGTTGCTGCTGTCCCTCGCCCGTCGTTGGATCGATCTTCCCCTGATTCGCCAGTTCAGTTTTCTGGCGGGCATGGGTTACGCCATTCCCGGCACCGTGCTGGCCCTGGGTCTGATGCTGCTCGGCGGACCCTGGCAGCTGAGTCCGCTGCTTCTGCTGGTCTGGGGGTATGGCGATCGCTTTCTGGCTGTGGCCAAGAACGGTCTGGATGCGGCCCTCGAGCACATTCCGCCCAGTCTTGATGAGGCGGCCACCGGGCTCGGCTGTCGCTGGCCCCAGGTGATCCGCCGCGTGCATCTCCCACTGCTGCGGGGCCCGCTGCTGGCCGGGGGGCTGCTGGTGTTCGTCGATGTGGTGAAGGAACTGCCGCTCACCTTCGCGCTGCGCCCCTTCGACTTCGACACCCTTTCCGTGCGCGTCTATCAGTACGCCAGCGATGAACGGCTCGGCGCTGCGCTGCTGCCGGCCCTGCTGATCCTGCTGCTGGGCCTGGCGGCCTCGCTGGCGCTGATCCCGGGCCTGGCTCAGGCCGCCAGGGGGGCCGATTCCACCAGGGCCGGAGCCAGCCTCAGTCCGGACTGA
- a CDS encoding HupE/UreJ family protein produces MPSSARSLAVAGAAGFLFSLLSALPASAHGPADAGLLTGALHPLTGLDHLLLLVGVGALAGRVERRLLWPALTGAVVGALFGAAGGWIPAGELLAALSVSALGLLLLASHRSGKGGGPLALSGAVVGSAVAIHALLHGREATGDPTWWLGASLAAAGVVAVSALAFAHCSIRATRVLAVMLGISGLVLAFAPLG; encoded by the coding sequence ATGCCCTCCTCCGCCCGTTCCCTGGCCGTGGCCGGTGCAGCAGGCTTTCTTTTCAGTCTCCTGTCGGCCCTTCCCGCCAGTGCCCATGGTCCGGCTGACGCGGGCCTGCTGACGGGTGCCCTGCACCCCCTCACCGGTCTGGACCATCTGCTGCTTCTGGTGGGTGTGGGTGCCCTCGCGGGCCGGGTGGAGCGTCGCCTGCTCTGGCCGGCGCTGACCGGAGCGGTCGTTGGGGCGCTCTTCGGTGCCGCCGGTGGCTGGATTCCGGCCGGTGAACTGCTGGCAGCCCTGTCGGTGTCAGCCCTGGGACTGTTGCTGCTGGCTTCCCATCGGTCCGGCAAGGGGGGTGGCCCTCTGGCGCTGAGTGGAGCCGTGGTGGGTTCCGCTGTGGCCATCCATGCCCTGCTCCACGGCCGTGAGGCCACTGGAGATCCCACCTGGTGGCTCGGTGCATCGCTCGCGGCCGCGGGGGTGGTGGCCGTCAGCGCCCTGGCCTTCGCCCACTGCAGCATCCGCGCCACCCGCGTCCTGGCCGTGATGCTCGGAATCAGTGGCCTCGTTCTGGCATTCGCCCCCCTGGGCTGA
- a CDS encoding ATP-dependent DNA ligase (catalyzes the ATP-dependent formation of a phosphodiester at the site of a single strand break in duplex DNA), whose product MQAFADLIERLDRSAGTSERVEALVAYFAAAEPLDAAWALQVLLAKRRRRLITGRRLRQICLEGCGLPEWLFDACHAQVGDSAETIALLWPGEAGMAAMPTSVTDLPLHHWMEQLLPAAAALEGEEQAVAVRRLWQGLDGQQLLVSCKLLTGGLRVGVAQGLVVRALARLSGLDEALLQHRLMGAFTPSAAVWNALLAPTEDGDAVPSRPYPFCLASPLEPDPESPAPLEGAPGDWLVEWKWDGIRGQLIHRQGGSFLWSRGEELIHEAFPELLEAAACLPPGTVLDGEVLVWPPGRPHPAPFAQLQRRLGRRRPGRALLAECPVVLVAYDLLEWHGEDIRAWPLSRRRSALEVLLQPPLQATPGPAAEVSGPGGEPGEAPPGGADAGTDAEPQGPAAVASDPQPEPGANPEGADRRTAPALTPFVTGGGEQPERDEHLRDGVLVARLQPLLPAAGSDAPATRLRLSPARPLTSWEDVEALRQSADAVNAEGLMLKALASPYRAGRRRGAWWKHKREPFRLDAVLLYAQAGSGRRANLFTDYTFGLWERPLEPQDAAAEGIGRDDPAAASGAQGETVSEPMDGEQPLQAPPRRLVSFAKAYSGLDNREILELDRWIRSHTTERFGPVRAVEPVQVFELAFEGLQRSGRHRSGIAVRFPRISRWRRDKPAAEADSLEAALALLERTGGTMDGSR is encoded by the coding sequence ATGCAGGCCTTCGCCGATCTGATCGAGCGGCTCGACCGCAGCGCCGGCACCAGCGAGCGGGTGGAGGCCCTGGTGGCCTACTTCGCCGCCGCCGAGCCGCTCGATGCCGCCTGGGCCCTGCAGGTGCTGCTGGCCAAGCGCCGCAGGCGGCTGATCACCGGCCGGCGCCTGCGCCAGATCTGCCTGGAGGGCTGCGGCCTGCCGGAGTGGCTGTTCGACGCCTGCCATGCCCAGGTGGGCGATTCGGCCGAGACGATCGCCCTGCTCTGGCCGGGGGAGGCGGGGATGGCGGCGATGCCCACCAGCGTCACCGATCTCCCCCTGCACCACTGGATGGAGCAGCTGCTTCCAGCGGCTGCGGCCCTCGAAGGCGAGGAGCAGGCAGTGGCGGTGCGGCGGCTGTGGCAGGGGCTCGACGGGCAGCAACTGCTGGTGTCCTGCAAGCTGCTGACCGGTGGCCTGCGGGTGGGGGTGGCCCAGGGGCTCGTGGTGCGGGCCCTGGCACGGCTGAGCGGTCTGGATGAGGCCCTCCTGCAGCACCGCCTGATGGGGGCGTTCACCCCGTCGGCCGCCGTCTGGAACGCCCTGCTGGCGCCCACCGAGGACGGTGATGCCGTGCCGAGCCGCCCCTATCCCTTCTGTCTGGCCTCACCGCTGGAGCCTGATCCCGAGAGCCCCGCCCCCCTGGAGGGAGCGCCTGGGGACTGGCTGGTGGAGTGGAAGTGGGATGGCATCCGCGGCCAGCTGATTCATCGCCAGGGAGGCAGCTTCCTGTGGAGCCGGGGCGAGGAGCTGATCCACGAGGCCTTCCCGGAGCTGCTGGAGGCCGCCGCCTGCCTGCCACCCGGCACCGTGCTCGATGGCGAGGTCCTGGTCTGGCCGCCCGGGAGACCGCATCCGGCCCCCTTCGCCCAGCTGCAGCGTCGTCTCGGCCGCCGGCGTCCCGGCCGCGCCCTGCTGGCGGAGTGCCCCGTGGTGCTCGTGGCCTACGACCTGCTCGAGTGGCACGGGGAAGACATCCGCGCCTGGCCCCTGAGCCGGCGCCGCTCCGCCCTGGAGGTGCTGCTCCAGCCACCGCTGCAGGCGACACCCGGCCCCGCAGCCGAGGTTTCGGGTCCCGGTGGTGAGCCTGGCGAAGCGCCCCCGGGCGGGGCTGATGCCGGAACAGACGCGGAACCCCAGGGCCCGGCTGCCGTTGCTTCAGACCCGCAACCTGAGCCTGGGGCCAATCCTGAGGGTGCAGATCGGCGCACTGCGCCCGCCCTCACGCCATTCGTCACAGGCGGGGGGGAGCAGCCTGAACGGGACGAACACCTGCGTGATGGTGTCCTGGTCGCGCGGCTGCAGCCGCTGCTGCCCGCCGCCGGCAGCGACGCGCCCGCCACCCGGCTGCGCCTCTCGCCGGCCCGGCCGCTCACGAGCTGGGAGGACGTCGAAGCCCTGCGTCAATCGGCCGATGCGGTCAATGCCGAGGGGCTGATGCTCAAGGCCCTCGCCTCGCCTTATCGGGCCGGTCGTCGCCGCGGCGCCTGGTGGAAGCACAAGCGCGAGCCCTTTCGCCTTGATGCCGTGCTGCTCTACGCCCAGGCCGGCAGCGGCCGCCGCGCCAACCTGTTCACCGATTACACCTTCGGATTGTGGGAGCGCCCCCTCGAACCCCAGGACGCCGCCGCTGAGGGAATCGGCCGGGACGATCCAGCGGCGGCGAGCGGTGCGCAAGGCGAGACGGTCAGCGAACCGATGGACGGTGAGCAGCCGCTGCAGGCCCCGCCGCGGCGGCTGGTGAGCTTCGCCAAGGCCTACTCCGGCCTCGATAACCGCGAGATCCTCGAACTCGATCGCTGGATCCGCAGCCACACCACCGAGCGCTTCGGGCCGGTGCGGGCGGTGGAGCCCGTGCAGGTGTTCGAGCTGGCGTTCGAAGGTCTGCAGCGCTCCGGGCGCCACAGGAGCGGCATCGCCGTGCGCTTCCCGCGCATCAGCCGCTGGCGGCGTGACAAACCCGCCGCCGAAGCCGACTCGCTGGAGGCTGCCCTGGCTCTGCTGGAACGCACCGGAGGCACCATGGACGGGTCGCGATGA